A window of Nicotiana tabacum cultivar K326 chromosome 24, ASM71507v2, whole genome shotgun sequence contains these coding sequences:
- the LOC107773658 gene encoding casparian strip membrane protein 2, whose protein sequence is MKAASIEAGEGSKAKVRGVNRGISVFDLVLRIAALVGTLASAVAMGTADQALSFSTQIVNFEAQYDDIDAFKFFVIVNAIACGYLALSIPISIFHIIRKRAGKSRVLLIFLDAIMLVFITSGASAAAAIVYLAHNGNTSTNWFSICQQYTDFCQRSAGSLIGSFGAMALLVLLIILSAIALSRG, encoded by the exons ATGAAGGCAGCATCAATTGAAGCTGGAGAAGGATCAAAAGCCAAAGTCCGTGGAGTTAACAGAGGAATCTCAGTATTTGATCTCGTTTTACGTATTGCTGCACTTGTTGGAACTTTAGCAAGTGCTGTTGCAATGGGTACTGCAGATCAAGCACTTTCCTTTAGTACACAGATTGTAAATTTTGAGGCTCAATATGATGATATCGACGCGTTTAA GTTCTTTGTTATTGTGAATGCTATAGCTTGTGGATATCTTGCACTTTCTATCCCTATATCCATCTTTCACATTATTAGAAAAAGAGCAGGAAAGAGTAGAGTTTTGCTCATCTTTCTAGACGCG ATAATGCTGGTTTTTATCACATCTGGAGCATCTGCAGCAGCCGCGATTGTGTATTTAGCACATAATGGGAATACTTCAACTAACTGGTTTTCGATATGTCAACAGTATACAGATTTCTGCCAGCGTTCTGCAGGATCACTCATTGGCTCTTTTGGTGCAATGGCATTGCTGGTTCTCCTTATTATTTTGTCCGCTATCGCGTTATCCAGGGGCTAA
- the LOC107773657 gene encoding photosynthetic NDH subunit of lumenal location 2, chloroplastic isoform X1 has protein sequence MSTFTNPATLLHPKITITKNHHTQFRTLPKIQANLSADEDKFSCRRKLVTTFLATSLGLGLQSTPLALAENWGVRSFLIEHFFEPGLSPEDAVARIRQTADGLHSIKEMLETMSWRYVLFYIRLKSAYLKQDMKNALSRVPESRKEAFVKTANELTDNMAEFDYYIRTPKVYESRVFYEKTLKSIDELVALLA, from the exons ATGAGCACCTTTACAAATCCTGCAACTTTGTTACATCCAAAAATCACCATAACCAAAAATCACCACACACAATTCAGGACATTACCCAAAATCCAAGCAAACTTATCAGCTGATGAAGACAAATTCTCGTGCAGGCGAAAACTTGTCACGACATTTCTAGCCACTTCATTGGGACTAGGCCTACAATCCACCCCATTAGCATTAGCTGAAAATTGGGGCGTTCGATCATTTTTAATCGAACATTTCTTTGAACCCGGATTATCCCCTGAAGATGCAGTAGCACGAATTCGCCAAACAGCAGATGGACTACATAGCATAAAAGAAATGTTGGAAACCATGTCATGGAGGTATGTCTTGTTTTACATTCGTCTTAAATCAGCTTATCTTAAGCAGGATATGAAGAATGCCTTGTCCAGGGTGCCTGAAAGCCGAAAAGAGGCTTTTGTTAAAACTGCCAATGAGCTGACTGATAACATGGCTGAG TTTGATTACTATATTCGAACTCCAAAGGTATACGAATCTCGTGTTTTCTATGAGAAGACGCTGAAATCAATTGATGAATTGGTGGCATTACTTGCCTAG
- the LOC107773657 gene encoding photosynthetic NDH subunit of lumenal location 2, chloroplastic isoform X2 — translation MSTFTNPATLLHPKITITKNHHTQFRTLPKIQANLSADEDKFSCRRKLVTTFLATSLGLGLQSTPLALAENWGVRSFLIEHFFEPGLSPEDAVARIRQTADGLHSIKEMLETMSWRVPESRKEAFVKTANELTDNMAEFDYYIRTPKVYESRVFYEKTLKSIDELVALLA, via the exons ATGAGCACCTTTACAAATCCTGCAACTTTGTTACATCCAAAAATCACCATAACCAAAAATCACCACACACAATTCAGGACATTACCCAAAATCCAAGCAAACTTATCAGCTGATGAAGACAAATTCTCGTGCAGGCGAAAACTTGTCACGACATTTCTAGCCACTTCATTGGGACTAGGCCTACAATCCACCCCATTAGCATTAGCTGAAAATTGGGGCGTTCGATCATTTTTAATCGAACATTTCTTTGAACCCGGATTATCCCCTGAAGATGCAGTAGCACGAATTCGCCAAACAGCAGATGGACTACATAGCATAAAAGAAATGTTGGAAACCATGTCATGGAG GGTGCCTGAAAGCCGAAAAGAGGCTTTTGTTAAAACTGCCAATGAGCTGACTGATAACATGGCTGAG TTTGATTACTATATTCGAACTCCAAAGGTATACGAATCTCGTGTTTTCTATGAGAAGACGCTGAAATCAATTGATGAATTGGTGGCATTACTTGCCTAG